The Flavobacterium marginilacus genome window below encodes:
- a CDS encoding hybrid sensor histidine kinase/response regulator transcription factor: MKNFILHFILLLTFSINGFSQEYSVKFLDISDGLSNNSVTTIYQDSDGFMWFGTYDGLNRYDGYNFKVYRNKINDKNSLAFNTIYHIEGDFKKNIWVGGANGACVFDKREAIFHPLAFVSKNSAAQNLKDVVHQIRAVSREQVLVASQNFGVLIYENGSYTGKSVGLELSSKTLFNYNATVLENDSKNNRCWVYVRNVGICQYNYNSKKLKVVYSLSREVKCMKLSADAVLWLGTDEGLYSFDTRTNFLSSNYLPVNSTVSDIRIDKKKEMWVTTDGSGIYKVIGQSKKAVPYSLSKGRQLVKSNSIWSLHEDASGNMWIGTLRGGISMISSSPKYFKNIRYNVKDSDPAENFILSFCEDEKKNLWIGTDGAGLKYWNKKNNTYTIYSTTAASSHKISSNFITGIIRDNNNDIWVSTWAGGVNRINSASNTITQFSCYNPSTRQIEKNIWFVYKDFDGDIWASATNEGSLYLFDRAKNSFVLFNKTIDNLQCLVEASDGKFWGCNYTSLLAIDKKSRKYQKFLIGNPIRCIHEDKDKNLWLGTQEGGLVLFDRKTNTFKRLTTDDGLPSNTILRLLEDKSGNLWMSTYNGICRFDKKTKTFRNFSANDGLQSNQFSFNAGLKLSSGEFLFGGINGFNSFFPEDIKEFSQKNNLLLTDFYLNNQPIEENKNDLITEWDSGRIKEVKLPYDQTALSIEFVALDYNNADKINYAYYLDGWDDSWNYVGQARKANYARLSEGTYVFKVKTTNFRGGWNKEKSLITVIVSPPWYRTWWAYSFYLLAGAGIIYGYIRYNKNKEKLKYQVKIAELERAKEKEVAEKQSSMFTYISHEFRTPLSLIINPLKKAIKKGNVENSSSVTDLVIAHRNARRLLSLVDQLLLFRKAENDADELKMSVINVNNLCYEIHQCFVNQAKDKNIDYTFQIPENNIEIIGDYEKIEISLFNLISNAFKFTPAGGEISLHLSENQTDVIIEVLDSGTGIAADDLETIFEKFKRVNSKVPVGGSSGFGIGLFIVRYFVEKHKGTVSCTSEIGKGSTFKLTFLKGQDHFEDLHISIVIPKLSPLVEELMTDDVEDIVEASSQSAPDNELHKVMLTEKRTLLIVDDNTDIRNYLIQLFSETHIIYSADNGEEGLKLTKKHMPDLVISDIAMDVMDGLELCRKIKENSSLSHIPVILLTASKNPETHLQGISDGADDYITKPFDDDLLVARVESLLKSRSNLRTYFLDSITLRENTQKVPAEYQEILKKCIAVIEANIHKRDYTIKNFAAEMGMSHRTLYTKIKIISGQTLNAFIRSIRIRRAAMLMLTENMNIAQASVEVGFEDPKYFRQQFVKLFGMTPSEYIKKYKNSFNSDLNIVK; the protein is encoded by the coding sequence TTGAAGAATTTTATCCTGCATTTCATACTATTACTCACTTTTTCTATAAACGGTTTTTCGCAAGAATACTCCGTTAAATTTCTTGATATATCTGATGGGCTGTCTAATAATTCAGTTACTACAATTTATCAGGATAGTGACGGTTTTATGTGGTTTGGAACTTATGATGGATTAAACCGTTATGATGGTTATAATTTTAAAGTGTACCGCAATAAGATTAATGATAAAAACTCATTGGCGTTCAATACAATTTATCATATTGAGGGAGATTTTAAAAAAAATATATGGGTTGGCGGTGCAAATGGTGCCTGCGTTTTTGATAAACGAGAAGCCATTTTTCATCCTCTTGCCTTTGTTTCAAAAAATAGCGCCGCTCAGAACTTAAAAGATGTAGTGCATCAGATTCGGGCAGTTTCCAGAGAACAGGTATTGGTCGCTTCACAAAATTTTGGAGTACTTATTTATGAGAACGGTTCCTATACGGGAAAGTCTGTGGGTCTTGAACTATCCAGCAAAACGCTGTTTAATTATAATGCCACGGTTCTTGAAAATGATTCAAAGAATAATCGCTGCTGGGTGTATGTTAGAAATGTGGGTATCTGCCAGTATAATTATAATTCCAAAAAACTAAAGGTTGTTTATTCATTATCGAGAGAGGTAAAATGCATGAAGCTGTCTGCTGATGCAGTTCTTTGGCTGGGGACAGACGAAGGGCTTTATTCTTTTGACACACGGACTAATTTTTTATCCTCAAATTATCTGCCGGTTAATTCTACAGTTTCGGATATCCGTATTGACAAGAAGAAAGAAATGTGGGTAACAACTGATGGAAGCGGTATTTATAAAGTGATCGGTCAAAGTAAAAAAGCGGTTCCTTATAGTCTGTCCAAAGGCAGACAGCTTGTAAAAAGTAATTCGATTTGGAGTCTGCACGAAGATGCTTCAGGAAATATGTGGATAGGCACCTTGCGAGGTGGCATAAGCATGATAAGCAGCAGTCCGAAATATTTTAAAAACATCCGATATAATGTAAAAGACAGCGATCCCGCCGAAAATTTCATTTTGTCATTTTGCGAAGATGAAAAAAAGAATCTTTGGATAGGGACAGATGGAGCAGGTTTGAAATATTGGAACAAAAAAAACAATACCTATACCATTTATAGCACTACGGCCGCTTCCTCTCATAAAATCAGCAGTAATTTTATCACAGGAATAATCAGGGATAATAACAATGACATCTGGGTGTCAACCTGGGCCGGTGGAGTAAACCGGATTAATTCTGCATCCAATACTATTACCCAGTTCTCGTGCTACAATCCATCTACCAGACAGATTGAGAAAAACATCTGGTTTGTATATAAAGACTTTGATGGAGATATTTGGGCAAGTGCGACCAATGAGGGTTCATTGTATTTATTTGACAGAGCTAAAAACAGTTTTGTGCTTTTTAATAAAACTATTGATAACCTGCAGTGCCTTGTTGAGGCGAGTGACGGTAAGTTTTGGGGCTGTAATTATACGTCATTATTAGCTATCGATAAAAAAAGCAGAAAATACCAAAAGTTTCTAATTGGAAATCCTATACGATGCATACATGAGGATAAGGATAAAAATCTTTGGCTGGGAACTCAGGAAGGGGGGCTGGTGCTGTTTGACAGAAAAACAAATACCTTCAAAAGGCTGACTACAGATGACGGTCTGCCTTCTAATACGATTTTGAGACTGCTGGAGGATAAATCCGGAAATTTATGGATGAGTACATACAACGGAATCTGCCGATTTGATAAAAAGACCAAAACTTTTAGGAATTTTTCAGCAAATGACGGACTGCAGAGTAATCAATTTAGCTTCAATGCTGGTTTGAAATTGTCTAGCGGAGAATTTCTTTTTGGAGGGATAAATGGCTTTAACTCCTTTTTTCCAGAAGACATAAAAGAGTTCAGCCAGAAGAATAATTTACTGCTGACAGATTTTTATTTAAACAATCAGCCTATTGAAGAAAATAAAAACGATTTAATTACTGAATGGGATTCCGGCAGAATCAAAGAAGTGAAACTGCCATATGACCAGACAGCTTTATCAATAGAATTTGTGGCATTGGATTATAACAATGCCGATAAAATTAATTATGCTTACTATTTAGACGGCTGGGACGACAGCTGGAATTATGTAGGTCAGGCTAGGAAAGCAAATTATGCAAGGCTGTCAGAGGGTACATATGTTTTCAAAGTAAAAACAACTAATTTTAGAGGAGGCTGGAACAAAGAAAAAAGCCTTATCACTGTTATTGTTTCACCGCCATGGTATAGAACCTGGTGGGCATACAGTTTTTATTTACTGGCGGGAGCAGGAATTATTTATGGATACATCCGATATAATAAAAACAAGGAAAAATTAAAGTATCAGGTAAAAATTGCCGAATTAGAAAGGGCCAAAGAAAAAGAAGTTGCCGAAAAGCAGTCATCAATGTTTACGTATATTTCTCATGAGTTCCGTACGCCTTTGTCTTTGATCATAAATCCATTAAAAAAGGCTATTAAAAAAGGAAATGTAGAAAATAGTTCTTCGGTGACTGATTTGGTAATAGCACATCGAAATGCAAGAAGACTTTTGAGTTTAGTAGATCAGCTGCTCCTTTTTCGTAAAGCTGAAAATGATGCCGATGAACTCAAAATGTCAGTTATAAATGTCAATAATCTTTGTTATGAAATTCATCAGTGTTTTGTGAATCAGGCAAAAGATAAAAACATTGATTATACTTTTCAGATACCGGAAAACAATATTGAAATAATAGGAGATTATGAGAAAATTGAAATATCCTTGTTTAATTTGATTTCAAATGCTTTCAAATTCACTCCTGCCGGTGGAGAAATCAGTCTTCATTTGTCCGAAAATCAAACAGATGTAATTATCGAAGTTTTAGACAGCGGGACTGGAATTGCAGCTGATGATTTGGAAACTATTTTTGAGAAATTTAAGAGAGTGAATTCAAAAGTGCCGGTAGGAGGCAGTTCTGGTTTTGGAATCGGGTTATTTATTGTTAGATATTTTGTCGAAAAACATAAAGGAACAGTTAGCTGTACGAGCGAAATAGGAAAAGGAAGTACTTTTAAGCTCACGTTTTTAAAAGGTCAGGATCATTTTGAAGATTTGCATATAAGTATTGTTATTCCAAAATTGAGTCCTTTGGTCGAAGAATTAATGACTGATGATGTAGAAGATATTGTTGAGGCTTCAAGCCAATCTGCTCCGGATAATGAATTGCATAAAGTGATGCTCACTGAAAAGCGAACCCTTTTGATAGTAGATGACAATACAGATATTAGAAATTATTTGATTCAGCTATTTTCAGAAACACATATAATATATAGTGCAGATAACGGTGAAGAAGGTTTAAAACTGACAAAAAAACACATGCCCGACTTGGTGATCAGTGATATTGCGATGGATGTTATGGATGGACTTGAATTATGCCGAAAAATAAAAGAAAACAGCAGTTTATCCCATATTCCAGTCATATTATTGACAGCATCCAAAAATCCGGAAACACATCTGCAGGGAATAAGCGACGGAGCCGATGATTATATAACAAAGCCGTTTGACGATGATTTACTCGTCGCCCGTGTCGAATCACTGCTGAAAAGCCGCAGTAATTTGCGGACTTATTTTCTGGATAGCATTACACTTCGAGAAAATACGCAGAAGGTTCCAGCCGAATATCAGGAAATTCTAAAAAAATGTATTGCTGTTATTGAGGCTAATATTCACAAACGTGATTATACGATTAAAAATTTTGCCGCCGAAATGGGCATGAGCCATAGAACACTGTACACCAAAATTAAAATTATTTCCGGGCAGACATTAAATGCGTTTATACGGTCCATCCGAATAAGAAGAGCTGCGATGTTAATGCTTACTGAAAATATGAATATCGCTCAGGCAAGTGTTGAAGTAGGTTTTGAAGATCCAAAATATTTCAGGCAGCAGTTTGTTAAACTTTTTGGAATGACACCGTCAGAATATATCAAGAAATACAAAAACTCTTTTAACTCCGATTTAAATATTGTCAAATAA
- a CDS encoding SusC/RagA family TonB-linked outer membrane protein translates to MKYKFIWLFIAVLCSTATFAQITVKGSVKDKTALPIPGANIIVKGTGASASTDFDGKFSIVVPSKDAELQFSFIGFTTKLVTVGDRTTIDVVLEQTGQNLDEVVVVGYATVKKRDVTTSISSVKGKELQTMTVGNATESLQGKVSGVQITGAGGPGAQPRVLIRGISTINLSTDPLYVVDGIPMGTSINFLSNNEIESMDVLKDASASAIYGSRASNGVILITTKKGKTGKPKFNVDLSRGFQMMDNPYNMADAEGYANIMNKAYTTSGYSEYLPNAEQYKGKTTDWWGAGIKKTSPVTNASIGVTGGSEKNTYAASLNYYKSDSFYGIGGWERITARVANDFKFSDKVSVGVTLNPRFETWGSPGNWADFDKIDPITPIYKPADQLNGTENEYSIYARSPSYVWNPVASVARYDDYTDQYSLNTNAYLQYEPIKGLVFRTQGSIEVGDKTQSIFRPDFIIDAAHEKAEINSVERKNTTNHDWTWQTTATYNKTFADKHNVSLMVGATMEEYNGNDVWAYGEGVPNNTDLMREVNAATKNRNSGGNSWSSSLQSYLSRLSYNYDSKYYLTGSFRRDGSSKFMANNKWANFPAASASWRISNEGFMENTKEVINDLRLRAGWGKVGNQSLPGSVYQSNIGQGYYVIGGEVVDTSYPSSMANKDIKWETVEDINFGLDFGLLKNKISGSLEYYEKTTKDMLFLKQFPTYSGFPGYSTMWTNVGSMKSNGIDLLLSYKDKKGSFSYGADFTFTTVNVDMISLSADGEKLYGSSNRTLTVEGDEPGYYYGYVADGLFQNQTELNSHTDNHGTKLQPYAKVGDIRFKDVNGDGKLDDKDRTKLGSPWADFTMGLNLNLAYKGFDLIANFYASVGNELINQNISDLYNGASLTNKVAGLENMAWHGEGTSNYVPRLSKNDDNENFTKFSSLYVEDGSYVRMKNIQIGYTFLNQFGLDRLRLSLSGQNLWTWTNYTGVDPEVGGGVLGSGFGGWNYPVQPTVLMGVNVGF, encoded by the coding sequence ATGAAATATAAATTTATATGGTTATTTATAGCCGTGTTGTGCAGTACGGCAACATTTGCGCAAATAACAGTAAAAGGATCTGTTAAGGACAAAACTGCCTTGCCGATTCCAGGTGCAAATATTATTGTGAAAGGAACAGGAGCTTCTGCTTCTACCGATTTTGATGGTAAATTTTCTATTGTAGTTCCAAGCAAAGACGCCGAGCTTCAGTTTTCATTCATCGGATTTACAACAAAATTAGTAACAGTTGGTGATAGAACAACAATTGATGTGGTTTTGGAACAAACAGGACAAAACTTAGACGAAGTTGTTGTTGTAGGTTATGCAACAGTGAAAAAGAGAGATGTAACGACTTCAATTTCTTCTGTAAAAGGAAAAGAGCTTCAAACAATGACAGTAGGTAATGCCACAGAGTCACTGCAGGGAAAAGTTTCCGGAGTCCAGATTACAGGAGCTGGAGGACCAGGAGCACAGCCAAGAGTATTGATTCGTGGTATATCTACAATTAACCTTAGTACAGACCCTCTTTATGTTGTCGATGGTATCCCGATGGGAACTAGCATCAACTTTTTGAGCAACAATGAGATTGAGTCTATGGATGTACTTAAAGATGCATCTGCAAGTGCTATTTATGGTTCACGTGCTTCAAACGGGGTTATCCTTATTACTACTAAAAAAGGTAAAACAGGAAAACCTAAATTCAATGTTGATTTGAGCAGGGGTTTCCAAATGATGGATAATCCTTATAATATGGCAGATGCTGAAGGCTATGCTAATATTATGAATAAAGCGTATACTACTTCTGGATATTCTGAGTATCTGCCAAATGCAGAACAGTATAAAGGAAAAACTACTGATTGGTGGGGTGCAGGAATCAAAAAAACGTCACCAGTAACAAATGCTTCTATAGGAGTAACAGGAGGTTCTGAAAAAAACACCTATGCAGCAAGTTTGAACTATTATAAATCTGACTCTTTTTACGGAATAGGCGGATGGGAAAGAATTACTGCCAGAGTTGCTAATGATTTCAAGTTTTCTGATAAAGTTTCGGTTGGTGTCACTTTAAATCCACGTTTCGAAACTTGGGGATCACCAGGAAACTGGGCCGATTTTGATAAAATTGATCCAATTACGCCAATTTACAAACCGGCAGACCAATTGAACGGTACCGAAAATGAATACAGCATCTATGCGCGTTCTCCATCGTATGTTTGGAATCCAGTAGCTTCTGTTGCAAGATATGATGATTATACTGATCAGTACAGTTTGAATACCAATGCATACCTGCAGTATGAGCCTATCAAAGGACTTGTTTTCCGTACACAGGGATCTATCGAAGTAGGTGATAAAACACAAAGTATTTTCAGACCTGATTTCATAATTGATGCGGCACACGAAAAAGCAGAAATCAATAGTGTTGAAAGAAAGAATACCACTAATCATGACTGGACATGGCAGACTACAGCAACTTATAACAAAACATTTGCTGATAAACATAATGTATCTTTAATGGTAGGTGCTACAATGGAAGAGTACAATGGAAATGATGTTTGGGCGTATGGAGAAGGTGTTCCAAACAACACAGACTTAATGAGAGAGGTAAATGCTGCTACCAAAAATCGTAACAGCGGCGGTAACAGCTGGTCTAGTTCTTTACAGTCATATCTTTCCCGTCTTTCTTATAACTACGATAGTAAATATTATTTGACAGGTTCATTCAGACGTGACGGTTCTTCAAAATTTATGGCTAATAACAAATGGGCAAATTTCCCAGCTGCTTCAGCTTCTTGGAGAATTTCAAATGAAGGTTTTATGGAAAATACAAAAGAGGTTATCAATGATCTTAGATTAAGAGCTGGATGGGGTAAAGTTGGTAACCAAAGTTTACCAGGTTCAGTTTACCAGTCTAATATTGGGCAAGGTTATTATGTTATTGGAGGTGAGGTTGTAGATACTTCTTACCCTTCTTCTATGGCAAACAAAGATATCAAATGGGAAACTGTTGAGGATATCAACTTTGGTCTTGATTTTGGATTATTGAAAAATAAAATATCCGGATCATTAGAATACTATGAAAAAACAACAAAAGACATGCTGTTCTTGAAACAGTTCCCAACTTACAGCGGATTCCCAGGCTATTCAACGATGTGGACAAACGTAGGTTCTATGAAATCGAATGGTATTGACTTGCTTTTATCTTACAAAGATAAAAAAGGATCTTTCTCTTATGGTGCAGATTTTACGTTTACGACTGTAAATGTTGATATGATTTCTTTATCGGCTGACGGTGAAAAATTATACGGATCAAGTAACAGAACCTTGACTGTTGAAGGTGATGAGCCAGGATACTATTATGGTTATGTTGCAGACGGATTGTTCCAAAATCAGACAGAATTGAATTCTCATACAGATAATCACGGAACTAAATTACAGCCTTATGCTAAAGTAGGAGACATTCGTTTTAAAGATGTAAACGGTGACGGTAAACTAGATGACAAAGACAGAACAAAACTTGGTTCTCCATGGGCTGATTTCACAATGGGATTAAACTTGAATTTGGCTTACAAAGGATTTGATTTGATTGCTAACTTTTATGCAAGTGTTGGAAATGAATTGATTAATCAGAATATTTCTGATTTGTACAATGGAGCAAGTTTAACAAACAAAGTTGCTGGACTTGAAAATATGGCTTGGCATGGAGAAGGAACTTCGAATTATGTTCCTCGTTTGTCTAAAAATGACGATAATGAAAACTTTACCAAATTCTCATCTTTATATGTTGAAGACGGTTCATATGTACGTATGAAAAACATTCAGATTGGATATACTTTCCTTAACCAATTTGGATTGGACAGACTTAGACTTTCTTTATCAGGACAAAACTTATGGACATGGACTAACTACACAGGTGTTGATCCTGAAGTTGGCGGAGGTGTTTTAGGTTCTGGATTTGGCGGATGGAATTACCCAGTACAGCCAACAGTTTTGATGGGAGTTAATGTAGGATTTTAA